The Pelagibius sp. CAU 1746 genomic sequence CCTGGCCCAGGCCCATGAAGTGCGCCGCCGCCTGGGCGAGGCCCATCCCGAGCTGGCCGGCGAGAGCGCCGTCGCCGTCGTCGCCATCAAGACCACCGGCGACAAGATCCAGGACCGCGCCCTTTCGGAGATCGGCGGCAAGGGCCTCTTCACCAAGGAGATCGAAGAGGGGCTGCTGGCGGGAGAGATCGACGCCGCCGTGCATTCCATGAAGGATGTGCCGACCTGGCTGCCCGACGGCCTGACGGTCGAGCATATGCTGCCGCGCGAGGATGTGCGCGACGCCTTCTTCTCGCCGCACGGGCCGCGCCTTTCCGACCTGCCGCTGGGTGCGGTGGTGGGCAGCGCCTCGCTGCGCCGGCAGGCGCAGATTCTCGCCGCGCGTCCCGACCTGAAGGTCGTGAACTTCCGCGGCAACGTGGCGACGCGCCTGCGCAAGCTGGCGGCGGGCGAGGTCGATGCGACGCTGCTCGCGGTGGCCGGACTGAAACGCCTGGGCGAGGCCGACAAGATCACCGGCGCGCTGGAGCCGGAAGAAATGCTGCCGGCGGTCGGTCAAGGCGCCATCGGCCTGGAAATCCGTGCCGACGACGCGCGCGCGCGGGCCTGGCTCGACGCCATCTCCTGTGCCGAGACCACCGCGCGGGTGACGGCGGAGCGCGCCTTCCTGGCGGAACTGGACGGCTCCTGCAAG encodes the following:
- the hemC gene encoding hydroxymethylbilane synthase produces the protein MSKEPLLRLGTRGSPLALAQAHEVRRRLGEAHPELAGESAVAVVAIKTTGDKIQDRALSEIGGKGLFTKEIEEGLLAGEIDAAVHSMKDVPTWLPDGLTVEHMLPREDVRDAFFSPHGPRLSDLPLGAVVGSASLRRQAQILAARPDLKVVNFRGNVATRLRKLAAGEVDATLLAVAGLKRLGEADKITGALEPEEMLPAVGQGAIGLEIRADDARARAWLDAISCAETTARVTAERAFLAELDGSCKTPIAGLAELGDGGKTLRLRGLVALPDGTKVHAAEISGPVERAAALGKDLGERLKAAGGPEFFAVITGH